From Candidatus Neomarinimicrobiota bacterium, the proteins below share one genomic window:
- a CDS encoding acyl carrier protein translates to MEKNEVQERVKKVVANVLKMDPEEVFEDANFIFDLGADSMQSLELVAAFEEEFDIEMDEDKALSVQTVADAVEFISSYVS, encoded by the coding sequence ATGGAAAAAAATGAGGTACAGGAACGGGTAAAGAAAGTCGTTGCCAACGTCCTGAAAATGGATCCGGAAGAAGTCTTTGAAGATGCCAATTTCATCTTTGATCTGGGAGCGGATTCCATGCAGAGTCTGGAACTAGTGGCTGCTTTTGAAGAAGAATTCGACATTGAGATGGATGAAGACAAAGCACTATCAGTCCAGACAGTTGCAGACGCTGTGGAATTTATTTCATCATACGTATCATAA
- a CDS encoding MFS transporter — protein sequence MNEKRSIASWALYDWANSAFATTVMAGFFPLFFNQYWADPSNPTRSVMYLGWANSVASIVVALLAPFLGAVADRGTAKKKFLFLFAFLGVLMTGGLWFVAQGMWKFAALLYVLGTVGFSGGNIFYDSLLPGVATEKKVDFVSSLGFAMGYIGGGILFAVNVLMFLKPGLFGIPDGATAIKLSFLSVAVWWAVFSIPIFLFVKEPRLVDAVPLHKAFVMGWRQLMDTFSHIRHLKVVGLFLFAYWLYIDGVDTIIRMAVSYGDSLGFDSSILISALLITQFVAFFGSLGYSWFARKIGVKPSIMVAICAYCLITILGYFMNQSWHFLALAICIGLFQGGIQALSRSLYTRIIPRKKSAEFFGFFNMLGKFAAVVGPFLMGTIGYISGSQRMGILSILILFIGGAYFLSRVNITEGEIMAKKYLAD from the coding sequence ATGAACGAAAAACGCTCGATCGCTTCATGGGCTTTGTACGACTGGGCCAACAGCGCTTTTGCCACCACGGTGATGGCCGGTTTTTTTCCGCTTTTCTTCAATCAGTACTGGGCCGATCCTTCCAATCCGACACGAAGTGTTATGTATCTGGGCTGGGCGAACTCTGTTGCGTCCATCGTTGTGGCCCTTCTGGCTCCTTTTCTGGGTGCTGTGGCAGACCGGGGGACCGCCAAAAAGAAGTTTCTCTTCCTCTTTGCTTTTTTGGGTGTTTTAATGACGGGCGGACTTTGGTTTGTGGCCCAGGGGATGTGGAAATTTGCCGCTCTGCTGTATGTCCTGGGTACAGTGGGATTCTCAGGAGGAAATATTTTCTATGATTCCCTCCTCCCGGGAGTTGCCACGGAGAAAAAGGTGGATTTTGTCAGCAGCCTGGGCTTTGCCATGGGGTATATCGGCGGCGGGATCCTTTTCGCCGTCAATGTGTTGATGTTTCTTAAACCCGGTTTATTTGGTATCCCCGACGGGGCGACTGCTATCAAACTCTCTTTTCTCAGTGTGGCTGTGTGGTGGGCTGTTTTTTCCATCCCCATCTTTCTCTTTGTGAAAGAACCCCGGCTGGTGGATGCCGTCCCCCTTCATAAGGCCTTTGTGATGGGATGGCGACAGTTGATGGATACTTTCAGTCATATCCGGCATCTGAAGGTGGTGGGACTCTTTCTCTTTGCCTACTGGCTTTATATCGACGGAGTGGATACCATTATCCGGATGGCTGTGAGTTATGGGGATTCTTTGGGTTTTGACAGCAGTATCCTGATTTCTGCGCTCCTTATTACCCAGTTTGTCGCTTTTTTCGGATCCCTTGGCTATAGCTGGTTTGCACGGAAAATCGGTGTAAAACCCTCCATCATGGTGGCGATCTGCGCTTACTGTCTGATTACTATCCTCGGTTACTTTATGAACCAATCCTGGCATTTTCTGGCCCTGGCCATCTGCATCGGACTCTTTCAGGGCGGGATTCAGGCCCTGAGCCGGAGTCTGTATACACGAATCATCCCCAGGAAAAAGTCTGCGGAATTCTTTGGCTTTTTCAATATGCTGGGGAAATTTGCCGCTGTGGTTGGTCCCTTTCTCATGGGAACTATCGGATATATCTCAGGCAGCCAGAGAATGGGCATTTTATCTATCTTGATTCTCTTTATTGGCGGTGCCTATTTTCTCTCCCGGGTGAATATCACTGAAGGAGAGATTATGGCGAAAAAATATCTGGCAGACTAA
- a CDS encoding AAA family ATPase, producing MGKVVSIANQKGGVGKTTTAINLAASIAVMENKVLLIDIDPQSNATSGLGVDVTHAKYTTYEVIIGNEPAKSAIVNTDLPYLDIMPANPRLVGAEVEMVNMLARETRLKEAIRPVVSLYDYIFIDCPPSTNVLTVNSFTASDSVLIPIQCEYFALEGLTQLLNTIRLIQKSLNRKLDIEGILLTMYDSRLNLSHMVKSEVEQYFGDKVYKTVINRNVRLGEAPSYGEPIITFDIHSTGARNYMDLAKEFIRNDKQKT from the coding sequence ATGGGTAAAGTTGTTTCAATAGCCAATCAAAAAGGGGGTGTGGGAAAGACGACGACGGCCATCAACCTGGCCGCTTCCATTGCCGTCATGGAAAATAAAGTCCTCCTCATAGATATCGATCCACAGTCCAATGCAACTTCCGGACTCGGTGTCGATGTAACCCATGCAAAATACACAACCTACGAGGTCATTATTGGGAATGAACCGGCAAAAAGTGCCATTGTCAATACAGACCTGCCTTATCTGGATATCATGCCGGCCAATCCCAGGCTGGTGGGTGCTGAAGTGGAGATGGTCAATATGCTGGCACGGGAAACCCGCCTGAAAGAGGCGATCCGTCCCGTGGTTTCCCTCTATGACTATATTTTTATCGATTGTCCCCCTTCAACCAATGTCCTGACGGTCAATAGTTTTACCGCCTCCGATTCGGTCCTGATTCCCATTCAGTGTGAATATTTTGCCCTGGAAGGACTTACACAGCTTTTAAATACTATCCGGCTGATTCAGAAAAGTCTGAACCGGAAGCTGGACATTGAAGGTATTCTTTTAACCATGTACGACTCCCGTCTTAATCTGAGTCACATGGTGAAAAGCGAAGTGGAACAATATTTTGGAGACAAGGTCTATAAAACCGTGATCAACCGGAATGTCCGCCTGGGAGAGGCGCCCAGTTACGGAGAACCGATCATCACCTTTGATATTCATTCTACGGGAGCCAGGAATTACATGGACCTTGCAAAGGAATTTATCCGGAATGACAAACAGAAAACATAA
- a CDS encoding ParB/RepB/Spo0J family partition protein has translation MTNRKHKALGRGLSAMIPNFETEDARENLNEIKLSLISMNPFQPRKLFDETVMDELVNSIREKGVIQPVTVRKKGEGYELIAGERRVRAARIVGLHTIPAYVIDVASDEEMMELALIENIQREDLNPVDEALGYSLLIEKYGISQEAVATKVGKNRTTITNSIRLLKLPEEVLNGLRDRKITTGHARALLGLQSSKQQITLYQKIVQEGLSVRSVEEWVRKISERGHRPQKESKTRPKNPYHRKIESLLQQTLGTRVRIRPSARGGKLEIDYYSPEDLERLMELFDTIQY, from the coding sequence ATGACAAACAGAAAACATAAAGCCCTAGGGCGCGGACTCAGCGCCATGATCCCCAATTTTGAAACGGAGGATGCCCGGGAGAACCTGAATGAAATCAAGCTCTCCCTCATCAGCATGAACCCTTTCCAGCCGCGGAAACTCTTTGATGAAACGGTGATGGACGAGCTGGTGAATTCCATCCGTGAAAAGGGTGTGATCCAACCGGTCACGGTCCGGAAAAAAGGCGAAGGATATGAACTGATTGCCGGAGAACGGCGGGTTCGGGCGGCTCGGATTGTCGGGCTCCATACCATTCCTGCCTATGTGATTGATGTGGCTTCCGATGAAGAGATGATGGAACTGGCCCTCATCGAAAACATTCAGCGGGAGGACCTGAATCCGGTGGATGAAGCCCTTGGATATTCCCTGCTGATTGAAAAATATGGGATTTCACAGGAAGCCGTGGCCACGAAAGTTGGGAAAAACAGAACAACCATTACCAACAGCATCCGCCTGTTGAAATTACCTGAAGAAGTTTTAAACGGACTTCGGGACCGGAAAATCACAACAGGACACGCACGGGCGTTGCTGGGACTGCAATCCTCCAAACAACAAATCACCCTGTATCAGAAAATTGTTCAGGAAGGACTCAGTGTAAGGAGTGTGGAAGAATGGGTCCGGAAGATTTCCGAAAGGGGTCACCGGCCTCAGAAAGAATCCAAAACACGTCCTAAAAATCCCTACCATCGGAAAATTGAATCCCTCCTGCAACAAACCCTGGGGACCCGTGTCCGGATCAGACCCTCAGCCCGGGGTGGAAAACTGGAAATCGATTACTATTCTCCGGAAGACCTTGAACGCTTGATGGAATTATTCGATACCATTCAGTATTGA
- a CDS encoding polymer-forming cytoskeletal protein encodes MKEKPTYTIIGDDTEIKGDVFIKGSIMIAGKVEGNVTAGETVSVTAGSVVNGSIRAKDIFISGTVLNGVHATGKVTLGSDSRLEGTLKATRLIIEDGARYSGLCAMTDEEKIPEDDEKNGSPA; translated from the coding sequence ATGAAAGAAAAGCCAACGTATACAATCATCGGCGATGATACGGAAATCAAAGGGGATGTCTTTATTAAAGGCAGTATCATGATTGCCGGAAAGGTTGAAGGGAATGTAACGGCCGGTGAAACCGTAAGTGTGACAGCCGGCAGCGTGGTGAACGGCTCCATCCGTGCGAAAGACATTTTCATCAGCGGGACAGTCCTGAATGGAGTACACGCCACGGGAAAAGTAACCCTGGGCTCTGATTCCCGCCTGGAAGGAACCCTTAAGGCCACCCGCTTGATTATCGAAGACGGGGCCCGGTATAGCGGCCTGTGTGCCATGACTGATGAAGAAAAAATCCCCGAAGATGATGAAAAAAATGGGAGTCCGGCTTAG
- a CDS encoding V-type ATP synthase subunit A: MSDMVKGTITSINGNMITVRFKGSIVQNEVGYVVLGEERLKSEVIKINGDLAYMQVYELTKGIRIGDPVEFTREMLSVQLGPGVLSRVYDGLQNPLNDLAAAHGFFLPRGVVLDAIDLNETWTFTPAVKKGDVLYRGMALGTVPEGIFDHKIMVPFNFYDEYTVESIADKGDYKVTDEIAVLKDSRGEKHPVTMIFEWPVKIPIDAYNQKIVPKEPMSTRVRIVDTFFPVNKGGTYCIPGPFGAGKTVLQQLTSRYADVDIVIIAACGERAGEVVETLREFPKLEDPRTGKTLMERTIIICNTSSMPVAAREASVYTAATIGEYYRQMGLDVLLLADSTSRWAQAMREVSGRLEEIPGEEAFPAYLESRIAEFYERAGFVELLDGSYGSMTIGGTVSPAGGNFEEPVTQATLKVVGAFHGLSRARSDARRYPAIDPLESWSKYKGIIPREKVEEAHDVLRRGSEVHQMMMVVGEEGTSLDDFVVYLKGELLDSVYLQQDGFDPVDAACSAERQEYVFQKIHDILLDSYEFNNKDEARKFFNVLRQLIVDWNYTPMDKDAFKTQEKEIDKHLKKARAEKTAA, encoded by the coding sequence ATGAGTGACATGGTCAAGGGTACGATCACATCCATCAACGGAAATATGATTACCGTCCGCTTCAAAGGAAGTATTGTCCAGAATGAGGTGGGATATGTTGTGCTGGGTGAAGAACGGTTGAAATCGGAAGTGATAAAAATCAACGGAGATCTGGCCTACATGCAGGTATATGAACTGACTAAGGGCATCAGGATCGGAGATCCTGTTGAGTTTACCCGTGAAATGTTATCGGTCCAGCTGGGGCCCGGTGTTCTCAGCCGCGTTTATGACGGCCTTCAGAATCCCCTCAATGATCTGGCGGCTGCCCATGGATTTTTTCTTCCCCGGGGAGTGGTGCTGGATGCCATCGACTTGAATGAAACTTGGACTTTTACACCGGCTGTGAAAAAGGGGGATGTCCTGTACCGGGGAATGGCCCTTGGAACTGTTCCTGAAGGAATTTTCGACCACAAAATCATGGTCCCCTTTAACTTTTATGATGAATACACCGTTGAATCCATCGCCGATAAAGGTGATTATAAAGTAACCGACGAAATTGCGGTCCTGAAGGACAGCCGGGGAGAAAAACATCCGGTCACCATGATATTTGAATGGCCTGTGAAAATTCCCATTGATGCCTACAACCAGAAAATTGTCCCCAAAGAACCCATGTCGACCCGCGTGCGGATCGTAGATACCTTTTTTCCCGTAAACAAAGGCGGTACTTATTGTATTCCGGGTCCTTTTGGTGCCGGTAAAACGGTTTTGCAGCAGTTGACAAGCCGCTATGCGGATGTGGATATTGTGATTATTGCTGCCTGTGGTGAACGGGCCGGCGAGGTGGTGGAAACTCTCCGGGAATTTCCCAAGCTGGAGGATCCAAGGACCGGTAAGACTCTGATGGAGCGGACTATTATTATCTGTAACACCAGTTCCATGCCTGTTGCGGCCCGGGAAGCTTCGGTGTATACAGCCGCCACGATTGGTGAATATTACCGTCAAATGGGACTGGATGTCCTTTTGCTGGCGGATTCCACATCCCGCTGGGCCCAGGCGATGCGGGAAGTTTCGGGCCGGCTGGAAGAAATTCCCGGCGAAGAAGCCTTCCCGGCCTATCTGGAATCACGGATTGCCGAATTTTATGAACGGGCCGGCTTTGTGGAACTGCTGGATGGATCCTATGGGAGTATGACCATCGGCGGTACGGTGAGTCCTGCCGGCGGAAATTTTGAAGAACCGGTAACCCAGGCTACCTTGAAAGTGGTGGGGGCTTTTCACGGACTCTCCAGGGCCCGTTCCGATGCCCGGCGCTATCCTGCCATTGATCCCCTGGAAAGTTGGAGCAAATACAAGGGAATCATCCCCCGGGAAAAAGTGGAAGAAGCCCATGATGTCCTCCGCCGTGGCAGTGAGGTCCACCAGATGATGATGGTTGTGGGCGAAGAAGGAACATCTCTGGATGATTTTGTTGTCTACCTGAAAGGGGAACTCCTGGATTCAGTCTACCTTCAGCAGGATGGATTTGACCCGGTGGATGCTGCCTGCTCTGCAGAGCGCCAGGAATATGTCTTTCAGAAAATTCATGATATTCTGTTGGATTCCTACGAGTTCAACAATAAAGATGAAGCCCGGAAATTCTTTAATGTTCTCCGGCAATTGATTGTGGACTGGAACTATACCCCCATGGATAAGGACGCATTCAAAACTCAGGAAAAAGAAATTGACAAACATCTGAAAAAGGCACGGGCGGAAAAGACCGCAGCGTAG
- a CDS encoding V-type ATP synthase subunit B, with product MKKVYNRILSVIGNVITVRAEGVSYEELAEVTTSRGKTLAQVIKIDQDIVSLQVFAGSKGVSTEDEVRFLGHPMQVAYSENMLGRIFDGSGQPRDKGPALTENMIEIAGPSVNPAKRIIPDRMIRTNIPMIDVFNSLVVSQKLPIFSVSGEPYNELLARIALQAEVDMIILGGIGLKFDEYMYFRDELEKGGALNRSVFFVHTASDPVVEGLMVPDLSLAVAERFALDGKDVLVLLTDMTNYADALKEIAITMEQVPSNRGYPGDLYSQLAARYEKAVDFDDAGSITVLAVTTMPGDDVTHPVPDNTGYITEGQFYLRNGRIEPFGSLSRLKQQVNDKTRKDHRAIMDGMIQLYAQYQETEEKRSMGFRMTDWDRKLLKYGKLFEDRMMNLKVNVPLEEALDNGWKTLAECFTHDETGFRTELVKEFWPKGEGKTEKKSEGETEKKSDGETKRKSEGETEKQDDGVGKEQKKETPKKKEKKTTKKEKK from the coding sequence ATGAAAAAAGTTTACAATAGAATACTCAGTGTCATTGGAAATGTGATCACGGTCCGCGCGGAAGGTGTTTCCTACGAAGAATTGGCGGAAGTCACAACATCCCGGGGTAAAACACTGGCACAGGTGATTAAAATCGATCAGGATATTGTATCCCTCCAGGTCTTTGCCGGCAGCAAAGGGGTTTCCACTGAAGACGAGGTCCGCTTTCTGGGACACCCCATGCAGGTTGCCTATTCAGAAAATATGTTGGGACGGATTTTTGACGGAAGCGGTCAACCCCGGGACAAAGGCCCGGCGTTGACGGAAAATATGATTGAAATTGCCGGTCCCTCCGTCAATCCGGCGAAACGGATTATTCCGGACCGCATGATCCGGACGAATATTCCCATGATTGATGTCTTCAATTCTTTGGTCGTATCCCAGAAACTCCCCATTTTTTCCGTTTCCGGGGAACCGTATAATGAACTCCTGGCACGGATCGCCCTCCAGGCAGAAGTGGATATGATCATTCTGGGGGGTATCGGACTCAAATTTGATGAATATATGTATTTCCGGGATGAACTGGAAAAGGGCGGCGCCCTGAACCGGTCCGTCTTTTTTGTCCATACCGCATCGGATCCGGTGGTGGAAGGACTCATGGTACCGGATCTTTCCCTGGCCGTGGCGGAACGCTTCGCCCTGGATGGAAAGGATGTCCTGGTGTTATTGACGGATATGACCAATTACGCCGATGCCCTGAAAGAAATTGCCATCACCATGGAGCAGGTCCCCTCAAACCGTGGCTATCCCGGTGATTTGTACAGCCAGCTTGCAGCACGGTATGAAAAAGCTGTGGATTTTGACGATGCCGGCTCCATTACCGTTTTGGCGGTGACCACCATGCCCGGCGATGATGTGACCCATCCTGTTCCCGATAATACCGGGTATATCACGGAAGGACAGTTTTACCTGCGAAACGGCCGGATTGAACCGTTTGGATCCCTGAGCCGACTGAAACAACAGGTGAATGACAAAACCCGGAAAGATCACCGGGCTATCATGGATGGCATGATTCAGCTCTATGCCCAGTATCAGGAGACAGAAGAAAAGCGCTCCATGGGGTTTCGGATGACGGATTGGGATAGAAAACTTCTGAAATACGGAAAACTCTTTGAAGACCGCATGATGAACCTGAAAGTGAATGTCCCCCTGGAAGAAGCCCTGGATAACGGCTGGAAAACCCTCGCAGAATGCTTTACACACGATGAGACCGGATTCCGAACCGAACTGGTGAAAGAATTCTGGCCCAAAGGTGAGGGGAAGACTGAGAAAAAAAGTGAGGGGGAGACTGAGAAAAAGAGTGATGGGGAGACAAAGAGAAAAAGTGAGGGAGAGACTGAGAAACAGGATGATGGGGTAGGTAAAGAGCAGAAAAAGGAAACACCGAAGAAAAAAGAAAAGAAAACAACGAAAAAAGAGAAAAAGTAG
- a CDS encoding V-type ATP synthase subunit D yields the protein MAKIKLTKNEFKKQKDALKRYTRYLPTLELKKQQLLSEIRRIQDEIEKLKKQYESMKTQLEKWVAVFGEDVDIGSLFSLQEIETETGNIAGSDIPLFKGISFEDVDYDLMEYPFWVDEGIETIKTFVAMNAEIDILKQQEEIIQEELRTTVQRINLFDKILIPQTRENLRKIRIFLGDQQTASVVRGKIAKSKLEKKKMEEAV from the coding sequence ATGGCAAAGATAAAACTGACAAAAAACGAATTCAAAAAGCAAAAAGATGCCCTGAAACGGTATACCCGTTATCTTCCGACCCTTGAATTAAAAAAACAGCAGTTATTATCGGAAATCCGGCGGATTCAGGATGAGATCGAAAAACTGAAAAAGCAGTATGAATCCATGAAAACCCAGCTGGAAAAATGGGTGGCAGTTTTTGGGGAAGATGTGGATATCGGTTCACTCTTTTCTCTTCAGGAAATTGAAACCGAAACCGGGAATATTGCCGGTTCAGACATTCCCCTTTTTAAAGGGATAAGCTTTGAGGATGTGGATTACGACCTCATGGAATATCCTTTCTGGGTGGATGAGGGGATTGAAACCATCAAGACATTCGTCGCCATGAATGCAGAAATTGATATTTTGAAGCAGCAGGAAGAAATCATCCAGGAAGAACTTCGCACAACGGTCCAGCGGATCAACCTGTTTGATAAAATCCTCATTCCCCAAACCCGGGAAAATCTCCGGAAAATCCGGATTTTTCTGGGGGATCAGCAGACAGCTTCCGTGGTCCGGGGGAAAATCGCCAAATCCAAACTGGAAAAGAAAAAGATGGAGGAAGCGGTCTGA
- a CDS encoding V-type ATP synthase subunit I: MIVPMQKVTLLVSRQDRDSALKTLRKMGVVHINIPRSVISEDISRLEEKLNRAEKAFRLVPETEKPGKPGKESARDIIDDILEIDELRSTLTQRLSELSDMEAWYERWGKISLEDVKKLAKSGLFIKLYATSRSALEDIPGDAWVFEIGGDKNDVRLVLVAQREDERLPFKEEVFPPMEYKAIREEQGEIEKELKALSKKLWQYTGDVEKIQGYIQSAEKDLKLAKVRDSMAEEGPVLLLEGFIPEEKKDIIKKGADKYGWGYVLETPSEEDLPPTLIKTPKWVDVIKPVFDFMGTVPGYREYDISMWFLIFFSLFFAMLIGDAGYGLLFIGITAWARTRMKHFPPEPFRLMYILGGATFLWGVISGTWFGSETIASIPFLRQFIIPSVSSFDLKNPAAFNDNQTFMMAMCFIIGAVHLTIAHLINAWKLRHSLNAVGQLGWAMIIWGVYFLAGQLVLNKPMPSFGGWLLAIGFLMALFFSATEKGIIKGALSTLGNLPLDMISGFSDVVSYLRLFAVGYASVVVAYSFNQMAIGDGISSVFSGLIAAFILFLGHGLNIILGAMSIIVHGVRLNMLEFSGHLGMEWSGVKYEPFKES, translated from the coding sequence ATGATCGTACCCATGCAAAAAGTAACACTCCTGGTAAGCCGTCAGGACAGGGATAGCGCCCTGAAAACCCTGCGGAAGATGGGAGTGGTTCACATAAATATTCCCCGGTCCGTCATCAGTGAAGATATCAGCCGTCTTGAGGAAAAACTGAACAGGGCTGAAAAAGCCTTTCGCCTTGTCCCTGAAACGGAAAAACCGGGTAAGCCGGGGAAAGAAAGCGCCCGGGATATAATCGATGACATCCTGGAAATTGATGAGCTTAGGTCTACACTGACCCAGCGCCTGTCAGAGCTTTCCGACATGGAAGCCTGGTATGAACGGTGGGGAAAAATATCCCTGGAAGATGTAAAAAAACTGGCGAAATCAGGTCTTTTTATCAAATTGTATGCCACATCCCGCTCTGCCCTTGAGGATATCCCCGGGGATGCATGGGTTTTTGAAATCGGCGGGGACAAGAATGATGTCCGACTGGTACTTGTCGCGCAACGTGAAGACGAAAGGCTTCCCTTTAAAGAAGAAGTTTTCCCTCCCATGGAATATAAAGCCATCCGGGAGGAACAGGGGGAAATTGAAAAAGAACTGAAAGCCCTGTCTAAAAAATTATGGCAGTATACCGGGGATGTGGAAAAAATTCAGGGATATATCCAGTCCGCGGAAAAAGACCTGAAACTGGCTAAAGTCCGTGATTCCATGGCCGAAGAAGGACCGGTTCTGCTGCTGGAAGGATTTATCCCCGAAGAGAAAAAAGACATCATCAAAAAGGGCGCTGACAAGTATGGATGGGGATATGTACTGGAAACACCCTCGGAAGAGGATCTTCCGCCGACCCTGATTAAAACGCCCAAATGGGTAGATGTCATCAAACCGGTCTTTGATTTTATGGGAACGGTCCCCGGTTACCGGGAATACGATATAAGCATGTGGTTTTTGATCTTTTTCAGCCTCTTTTTTGCCATGTTGATTGGTGATGCCGGATATGGTTTGCTTTTCATCGGGATCACCGCGTGGGCCAGGACACGGATGAAACACTTTCCGCCGGAACCCTTCAGACTTATGTATATTCTGGGTGGGGCGACTTTTCTGTGGGGAGTCATCAGCGGGACCTGGTTCGGATCCGAAACCATCGCTTCTATTCCTTTTCTACGGCAGTTTATCATTCCGTCTGTTTCCAGTTTCGATCTGAAAAACCCTGCGGCTTTCAATGATAACCAGACCTTTATGATGGCCATGTGTTTTATCATTGGTGCCGTTCATCTGACCATTGCCCACCTTATCAATGCCTGGAAATTGCGACATTCGCTGAATGCCGTGGGACAGCTTGGCTGGGCCATGATTATTTGGGGTGTATATTTTCTGGCGGGGCAACTGGTACTCAACAAGCCGATGCCCTCTTTTGGCGGTTGGCTTCTGGCCATTGGTTTTCTGATGGCACTTTTCTTTTCCGCCACGGAAAAAGGCATCATAAAAGGCGCCCTGAGTACCCTGGGTAACCTGCCCCTGGATATGATCAGCGGTTTCTCCGATGTGGTTTCGTACCTGAGACTTTTTGCCGTGGGATATGCATCGGTGGTTGTGGCTTACAGTTTCAATCAGATGGCCATTGGGGATGGAATCAGCAGCGTCTTTTCCGGACTCATCGCCGCCTTTATCCTCTTTCTGGGACATGGTTTGAATATCATACTGGGGGCCATGTCCATCATCGTCCACGGTGTGCGCCTGAACATGCTGGAATTCTCAGGCCATCTGGGAATGGAATGGTCCGGTGTGAAATATGAACCGTTTAAAGAGAGTTAA
- a CDS encoding ATP synthase subunit K, whose translation MDFAMLGDMNFSLTLAAIGSALGTGVAGMAAIGAWKKAFAANKAAPFILVAFVGAPLSQTIYGMILRNAIQGVSWTAETSGYAMVIGALSGLAMGMSAFMQGKAGARASDALGETGKGFGNYIMVLGVIETVALFVMVFAMTALPQ comes from the coding sequence ATGGATTTTGCAATGTTGGGTGATATGAATTTTTCGTTAACGCTGGCTGCGATTGGATCGGCACTTGGGACCGGTGTTGCCGGCATGGCTGCCATTGGAGCCTGGAAAAAGGCATTTGCCGCCAATAAAGCGGCTCCTTTTATTCTGGTAGCTTTTGTAGGAGCCCCATTGTCCCAAACGATTTATGGAATGATTCTGCGGAATGCCATTCAGGGAGTATCCTGGACGGCTGAAACCAGCGGATATGCCATGGTTATCGGTGCCCTGAGCGGACTTGCCATGGGTATGAGTGCCTTTATGCAGGGAAAAGCCGGAGCCCGGGCATCAGACGCCCTGGGAGAAACCGGCAAAGGATTCGGTAACTACATTATGGTTTTGGGTGTAATCGAAACCGTCGCCCTCTTTGTCATGGTCTTTGCCATGACAGCATTACCGCAGTAA
- a CDS encoding nucleotidyltransferase family protein, whose protein sequence is MLSKNEIKNISEYFKDKPVLKAYLFGSHVRNESKLDSDIDILVELDYSQQIGLKYIKMQLDLEKLLNHKVDLLSENAISKYIRPMIDREKKLIYEKQNR, encoded by the coding sequence ATGTTGAGCAAAAACGAAATAAAAAATATATCTGAATATTTTAAAGATAAGCCTGTTTTAAAAGCCTATCTTTTTGGCTCACATGTCAGAAATGAATCAAAATTGGATAGTGATATTGATATTCTTGTTGAACTGGACTATTCACAGCAGATCGGATTAAAGTACATTAAAATGCAACTGGATTTGGAGAAATTACTCAATCACAAGGTAGATCTGCTCTCTGAAAATGCCATATCAAAATATATCCGTCCAATGATTGATCGTGAAAAAAAACTGATCTATGAAAAACAGAATCGCTGA
- a CDS encoding DUF86 domain-containing protein produces the protein MKNRIADEVRIRHILDAISDIEKFTEKKNFEDFSSDKMLQSACVHQLQIIGEAANHFTREFMNQHNHVEWAEIVGLRNLLIHEYFGIDIKLVWQVIQNDLPRLKENIQNIFENLI, from the coding sequence ATGAAAAACAGAATCGCTGACGAAGTAAGAATCAGACACATCCTGGACGCAATTTCAGATATTGAAAAATTTACTGAGAAAAAGAATTTTGAAGATTTTTCATCTGATAAAATGCTTCAATCTGCATGTGTACATCAATTGCAAATAATCGGTGAAGCTGCCAACCACTTTACACGGGAATTTATGAACCAACATAATCATGTAGAATGGGCAGAAATTGTAGGTTTGCGAAATTTACTGATTCACGAATATTTTGGTATTGACATAAAACTGGTATGGCAGGTCATTCAAAATGATCTTCCACGTTTGAAAGAAAATATTCAGAACATATTTGAAAACCTGATATAA